Within Triticum dicoccoides isolate Atlit2015 ecotype Zavitan chromosome 1B, WEW_v2.0, whole genome shotgun sequence, the genomic segment ACATGTGGCAGAGAAGAAGGCCCGCAGTCACGATAAGCTCGTCACGAGGCAGCTTGGGATCAAGATTGCCAGTGGGTCAGAGGAGAGGATCGCTGATTAGGAGGAGTGGACCACTCAACATTGCCACTGGACGGGCTCAGAGGTTGATCAAACAACCACTGCTACTGCTCTGGCGAGGACTCCAGCGACCACGAGGAGTGGTGGTGATGATGATCCCCTCACATGCTATCACTTGACCATTGTAGCACTCCTTGCCCTTttagtgtctcgatgccaaaggcgaAAAGAGTTTAGGGATTAGGCGAGTCACGATTGTGTCTTATTTTCTTGCTTTTCCTCTCACGAACTCTTTTATCGTTTGCTTTGGTTTGTGTTGGTGAGACCTAGAGAatgagtcatatggtgtgagacatgtgCTACCCTATAATTATCTTTATTTCTAGAACTATGACAGCTTGTGAGATATTATGCTTATCCTGTGCCCTATCTTTATGCTCACATGTTAATCCTTGCATCCTTGTTTTTCTCTCTTATATTGTTGATGCAACTGTTGCcgatctataaaatataggggggagtgttgatcctagtgtgtgtgctttgcattccaaaagcatacTTAATTAGTACACATCTTGGGGGAGCCAGTCAATATTTTGTAGATGTTGGGTTTGCATATTTCCATATCTTTTTCTTGTGCAAAtgtcgtgttgtcatcaatccaccaaaaggggagattgttagggcatatttcgcccttagtggttttggtgattgatgacaatgcttttgcggactaatcaggcGCACTGAGCATTTCAGATATTCTATCATATGGCACAGGACGATCGAGGTCCCTCCGAGCTTATAGTGAAGACAGTTTATTTTCCTTTGGTTCATTTTCGGTGGACTTGAGTTGTAGGAaaaaccgtactatcaagagggggtccgcttcagaAAGATttaggtggaatcaacacgtaagcGTCTCCATTTGCACCCTCCATATCTTTCCGCTTCTTGGAGTTTCACCTTCCGTAACTTAGGAGTGCTTTGGAGAGTTGCTAGCGGTAGTACGGCGGctggcagcggtagtaccactccgagTACCGTGGGTACCACTGCCTCGACTCGGGTCTCTATTTTTCTTGTCGGGTTGAGCGGTAGTCCAGcagcagtaggagcggtagtacctcaCCTACCACCGCTGCCACTTTCACTTGCGGCTATGATCTCTAAGCCCTACCATGTTTCCTCAACGgtagtagagcggtagtaccgttgggGGGGGGGGTACTTCCTATCCCCACCTGCCCTGCGCTGcaaccctagcggtagtaccactggggcgagcgatagtaccgctccggTGACACTGCTGGCTCGGGGTCTCATACCATTGCACTGCACTTTGTGCACTACCgcccaggcggtagtaccgctcggtgcgGGCTGAAAACTGGGTAACAATTAgattgttcccccactatataaagggggtcttcttccccaagaagaacCACCTCTTCCTCCCCAAACTCCATTGATGCTCCAAAAGcttatttttgcccgatctctctccctagccaatcaaagttgttgattttctagggcttGGTTGAGAGGGCCCCGATCTACATtttcaccaagagaaatttgattcccccactaatcccttgcgaatcttgttactcttgggtgtttgagcaccctagatggttgaggtcacctcggagccagattccattgtggtgaagcttcgtggtgttgttgggagcctccaatttggctgtggagattgccccaaccttgtttgtaaacgtCCGGTTGTCACctgcaagggcaccactagtggaatcacaacatctcgcattgtgtgagggcatgaggggaatacagtggccctagtggcttcttggggagcattgtgccttcccttcaaagggaaggaattttagtaacacatcctcgtctccaccaactccacttgtggttatctctgaCATTCACTTTGTGCaatatcttgcttgcttgcttgtgttgttgttgctagcatcatataggttgttcacctagttgcatatctataaaacctatttgttgctaaacctaatcTGTTAATAAAAGCTAAAAATTGATAGTTGCcttttcaccccccctctagtctaacatatcgatcctttcacacgtcattttacccttaatggcaacagtagaaatatgtgtcttgtcccctactgtcactgggatatagagcaccgcaagattgaacccattacaaagaacctctcccactgaagataaatcaatatagttggccaaaccaaacgaatagaTCGGAAAGAAATACaatgctataacaatcatgcatattaaAGTTCAGAAAAGTCTCCATTACTTATCATAAATatttagatcataaacccacaattcatcggatcccaacaaacacaccgcaaaagaaaacGACATCGAATAGAACACCAAGAAcaacgaggagaacattgtattgaagatcaaagagagagaagaagccatctagctactagctatggacctgtaggtctgttgtgaactactcacgcatcatcagagggcggcaatgatgatgtagaagccttcgtgatcgatccccccttcgacagagtaccgaaaaaggcctccatATGTGATCGCGGAAGAATAGAAACTTGTGGTGGCGGAAAAAGTGTTTTTGGTGGCTCTTTGCTGGtttcttgattttagaaaatttatagaggtggaattaggtcagacagagccacgaggggcccacaaggcaacatgccccctagggcgcgccctgttgCCTTGCCATCTCCTCGCTTCCGTTTGGTCTccccccgaagcttctagggtctctcttgtctagaaaaaaatcatcaaaaagtttcgtagcgtttggactctgcttggtactgatttcctggaaaaccaaaaataaacaaaaaacaactgacactaggcactgggttaataggttagtcccaaaaaattgtataaaatagcaaaaaaaaaattatataaaatatcctAGATtggtactataatagcatggaacaataaaaaattatagatacattggagacgtatcaagagtaTCCGTAAGCGTTGCGAGGTCATCGGAAAAGTTTTGAGACTATCGGGCAATACCaccgataaataatatataggtaaAAAATGTTTCTGGggatgttaaattaataataaaaagTTGTAATAATAGCTAGAAGGCTTTGATAGTCGATTTAATATCAACGGTCTtcaaaaggccaagaggtggaaggcaacttgggccacaaagGTCCAagtggaggtggcgcccccctttccactTGGGAAGtgaggggaggccgaattggagggggggatccccctcctcttggccggccagggAGGGGAGTCCCTTCCCACCTTGTGGCCTCTCCCTTTCCCCTCGGACCTATATATATTAGAGAATTTGGTCCATTTTCTACACACAAGTTTTGAAGCCTCCTCTTGTTCTCTAGTTCTAATTCTTTTTTTACGGGCAACGGCAGGTGCTCTGCCAACTCATTAAGTAGAGGGAAAAGGACCAAGGTCCCAGAGTGTCGTACAGATCAATTCCTAAGCCATAGGCTGGCGGAGGAAAAGCCCCACAAATCTTAGATCAaaaccaaaaaaagagagagaaaagaaagagaaacaaaTGGAAGCAACAACTGATTGCCTCCCAAAAGAGAGAAATCTCCTCTCTGGCCATGGCCACAACCGTTTCAGGTGAGCATCTCTTCCCCTCGAAGGTGCAAATTCGGAGATGTAAAACATGAGATGTAAAAATTTACATCATCTCCAAAAAAATACTTTTTAAAAGAGACAACTCCAAAGATGCATATTGGAGAATAAAACAACAACTCCAAAGATGCATATTGGAGAATTAAACAACAACTCCAATAGGTGATGCAAATGAAGATGTAAAACTATACTTCAACTAGTACTTCATTTGAAACATATAAATTCAAACATAGCAAATTCAACTACTACTTCATTTCAAACATAATAATTAGACATAGTTGTAATTAAAAACATAAATTAAACTACTAGTTCAACTAATTCGAGCTACTACATTCATCAAGTCACTACTACCACTACTAGTTCGAAGTACTACTTGAACTACACCGAAGATAAAACTACTCCTCATCATCGGAGCTCTTGAACTGCTCCCAGAACTCATCCTTGTCTGGGTCGTCAcaccccttctcctcctcctcctccgagtcaCTCCAGTCCTCCCCCGAGGAATCGACGGGGATCACCGTCGCGGGCCCGACCTCGTCCTTCTGCTTGGCATCGCGCTTCCATAAGTACTCCTGCTCGGCCTTAACATACTCCGATTCCGCCGCGCGAACCTCACCATCGCTGCCTCGTCACTATCACCGGGACCAACGATAATGGTCGGCCTCTTCTTCGCCTTCTTCTTCGGTATCTCCTCCATCCGAATGCCCTGCCGCACGGGCATCTCCACATCCGCCCGGGTCTCGATCTATGGGAAGTTGAGGTCCGTCTTGGGCCTTCCGACACGCCACACCGCCATGTCGTAGGCACGTGCGACCTCACTAGCGGTGGGGTAGATGCCAAGCTAGAAGCGGCAGCCGGTGTCGGAGAACTCCATGCCGAAGTGGCCGGATGGCTTCGCCCGCACGCCGAAGAACCCCCTCTTGTTCTTGGGGAACTTCTTCGGCAGCAAGGCGCAGCGGGGCGGCGACGGTGGGCGAGGTGGCGGTGCGGGACGACACGCGGGGCTGCGGTGCGGGGCGGCCGCGTTGGTGGAATCGAACAGTGACGGTGTGGGGATGCAGTACGGGGCGGCAGGTGGGGCTGTGGACGGCATCGGTCGATTCGATGGTGCGGTGGTGGAATCGAACGGCGGTGGTGGTGCGGGGAGAAGTGTTGTGATATCCCAGCCAGCCTTCTCCCCGAAAACCCTCCCTTTTCTAACCCCAAAATGTCGACCGCGCTCGCGCTCGCGCTCACCCCCGCCTGAAGCTGTCGCCTGCCCACCTCACCTCGGCTCGCGCTCGCGCTCGCGCTCACCCCCGCCTGAAGCTGTCGCCCGCTCACCTCGCCTCGGCTCGCCGTCGCGATCCTCCTCTCCCGGCTGTTCCACGGCGCCTCTTGCTCTCTCCCGGCATCGACACGACATCTACCGGCAGGTAATCTCTCCcgaccctcctccctctcctctccgtcTCTTGTTCATCCTTATTCCTTCCAGCCCCTCTCCTCCCTCGGTCACCTGCCCCTCGCCCCCGAACCCTAGATCGGCGGGGGTCACTGGAGGGCGCATGGCAGCGGGAGCGCACATGGCCCCTAGCTCCGCCTCTCTGTGGTTTCTTCCCCCAACGAAGCCCTTTCCCAGCGGCGGTAGGGTCACACGGCTGCACAATGCAGAAGGTCACGAAGAGAGACATAATCAGCCAGGACCGTCATATCTTGGATATCTCGGCTCTATCCAAGTGTATAATTGAAGAACCATATTGCACTCTGCTCCTACCTGTAGATTAAATGCTGTTCGGCTGTTTGTGTGCTGTCCTGAAAGGAAAGATTTTTCATTTCTTTTCTATTTGATGAGTAAAAACGATATTTTGATATTGTTCATTTACTCACTTCGGATAGTGTCTGGTTAAATCAGAAGCTAGCTTGCCTTGCTGCTCGTGGACATCTTGAGTTCCGGCCGTCTTGGCTTCATCAGTCTGTTAGAATTTCCAGGTACCCTCCTTGTATGCAGGGGCCAATTTAGCAGCTAGGCTTCGTTAAGTCGTTAGAATTTACGATAAGTGGGGCAAAGGCAGGAGTTTGGACGATAATCAAGGTGAATGCTTGAGTTAAAATTGGCAATTTCTAAACTTTTTTCTTGCAATCATGCCTACCAGTGTTGTCTTGACTCTATTGCTAGCTGATGTCAGATCTGATTATCCGCAAATATGTGCATCTTGACGGGCTGCGACGTGTCCCTGTGATTCTAGAATATAGCAGTTGTGTGAATTGGTTATACTTGCATCAGACCCCATAACTTCTGATGTTCGCAGAAAACATCAAAATATTGGTTTATTTCCATCTTATGACGTTAAGAGGGATTTCTCAGTCAGTGTTTTTACCGACTTTTCTGCCACCAAAATGTATAGAATCTGTACAATTCTCCTACTTTCTTTGGTGTAATTTGATGCTAAAACCTCAGTCCTGTTAGTTTCGTGGAGAAAGTTCCCTGGTGTTAATTTTCTTGTCCAGTAGATTTTTTTCGCCTTCTTAAAGCGATATAATGTTCTAAATCCCACTGGTAGCTAATCCTCCAGTGGTTGCGTAATCAGTGCAGCTGAGTACATAAATGCAAAAACGAGACACCGCTCTTTGATTTTCAGCCCATCAGTACAGATTTAATTATCTTGATAATTGGTGTTCCGTGTGATTATTATGGAATCAAATTGCTTTTGCTTATCAGTGTGTCGTAATGATCTAATTTTAATGTCACCTTCTGTCAGTCTGCAGTTTGACTTCTCGGCACTTCTGTGGCATTAGAAGCTGAACCGTCGTTGGTGCTCCTTTAACCACTCATCTGCTACAGCTTTGCGGTGCCTTGATCTCTTCTGGTTATCAGTCGCACTGAACTGAACGGTCACTCCTTTGCTGCGTCCTCCTCAGCTATGAGTTTCGAGGAAGTCAGGCGACGACGCTTGGAGGCATTGTAAGATTGTTCTTACATTTACCAATGAATATATGTCCAGGTCAAAGAACATCATCTTCTAACGGTTTTTTTCCTAACAGGATGGCTAGCTGTATCGAGGTCTCCAAGACAAAGAAGCCTGTTGGGTACAAGGAGTGGTCATGGCAGGAGAAGCCATATTGTGGTTGTGATATATTTCCTGGTGTGCTGACCCAGGGAAAGCGAGGCGTCTGCCACTTCTGTGCTATCGCATCAGCTGGGCAAATGGAGTTGAACGCAAAGTTCGCCAAGTGGACCCGATCAAGGTGCAGGTTGAGGTTTCAGTGGGAATCACTTTTGACACGATTTTTTGAGTTGCATGGATTCATACCAGAACCAGACCaaggagaagaggagaggaaaatgaTGGAGGAAAAGTATATCAAGCAAGATGAGTCTATCTATGACTGGGATGATGCTATTCCTTGGTGTTTCAAGAACCTAGGCGTGTTGGCTCATGGTGACAAGGCAGTGGTGCATTATCCACTAATGTCACCCTCCAACATGTATAGGAGATTCTCGACAATTACCGATGATGAGATACAGGAAATTGTGGAGAACTCGCATCTTGTGTCCAAGGATAATACTGTCATCAACCTAGGAATTGATGGTTACAAGTATTTCGAGGACCTGACAGAGCAGGAGATTTGGAACTACGTGGAAAACGGTAGAGCTGTTGTGGCTGGGGTTCTTGCCGGGGAGGGTTTCGACCATCTTAAAACAGATGAAATCTACGCATGGTTTCCATACGCCAAAATTTCAGAGAATGGAGAGACGTAATGGATTGATGAAGCAGTCGCTCACGCAGTAGTTCTGATGGGAAACGGGAACGCCGGACCTCTGATGCAGCATGAGCAATATCATCCCTTCCTCAATTCCTATGGAGAGGAATTTGCTGGAGGTGGTGTAGGATCTCTGTTTGCCAAGGCGTTCTATGGTGGATTCACGCTCTTGGAAGTGAATGACAAGCTAAAGCATGTCTCAACCACAATGCGCGACCTTAATGATGATTTTCCTCGTCCAAAGCTGCACGAGGATGGTCCTCCGTCTCCCCCCTCCTCTTCACCTCCAGGCATCCATGCCGTCACCGCTCCTCTGGCTCCTCACGTCGGGTCCCCTTCACTGCGATGCCTGGAGCTGTCTACTGCTGAGTACGACTCAGCCGTACCACTCTACCGCCCGCCTCCACTCCGCAATCGCCTGCCCCCTGCTGCCCAGATGAAGAAAAATGCGCATAGACAGTGTGAAATGAAGTTATGAGAAGGTCCTGATGTCCAGTGAGTCGGAGTCTATTTATCCCAGCAGATGTGCCTGCAGGTGAGATCAGCAATGTTTGCATACTGTTTTGTTCGAAGCAGCCTGTATGATTCTGGCTATTCATCGCAGCAGACTTGCCTACATGTGAG encodes:
- the LOC119350566 gene encoding uncharacterized protein LOC119350566, coding for MPKWPDGFARTPKNPLLFLGNFFGSKAQRGGDGGRGGGAGRHAGLRCGAAALVESNSDGVGMQYGAAGGAVDGIGRFDGAVVESNGGGGAGRSVVISQPAFSPKTLPFLTPKCRPRSRSRSPPPEAVACPPHLGSRSRSRSPPPEAVARSPRLGSPSRSSSPGCSTAPLALSRHRHDIYRQVVFLGSGGVARPFLCKPKDGLRKEKDARVMEFNAVINRLLSKVPESRRRRKLYIRTLAVVPLTEDCGLNMMDGLGIAGRVSCF